NNNNNNNNNNNNNNNNNNNNNNNNNNNNNNNNNNNNNNNNNNNNNNNNNNNNNNNNNNNNNNNNNNNNNNNNNNNNNNNNNNNNNNNNNNNNNNNNNNNNNNNNNNNNNNNNNNNNNNNNNNNNNNNNNNNNNNNNNNNNNNNNNNNNNNNNNNNNNNNNNNNNNNNNNNNNNNNNNNNNNNNNNNNNNNNNNNNNNNNNNNNNNNNNNNNNNNNNNNNNNNNNNNNNNNNNNNNNNNNNNNNNNNNNNNNNNNNNNNNNNNNNNNNNNNNNNNNNNNNNNNNNNNNNNNNNNNNNNNNNNNNNNNNNNNNNNNNNNNNNNNNNNNNNNNNNNNNNNNNNNNNNNNNNNNNNNNNNNNNNNNNNNNNNNNNNNNNNNNNNNNNNNNNNNNNNNNNNNNNNNNNNNNNNNNNNNNNNNNNNNNNNNNNNNNNNNNNNNNNNNNNNNNNNNNNNNNNNNNNNNNNNNNNNNNNNNNNNNNNNNNNNNNNNNNNNNNNNNNNNNNNNNNNNNNNNNNNNNNNNNNNNNNNNNNNNNNNNNNNNNNNNNNNNNNNNNNNNNNNNNNNNNNNNNNNNNNNNNNNNNNNNNNNNNNNNNNNNNNNNNNNNNNNNNNNNNNNNNNNNNNNNNNNNNNNNNNNNNNNNNNNNNNNNNNNNNNNNNNNNNNNNNNNNNNNNNNNNNNNNNNNNNNNNNNNNNNNNNNNNNNNNNNNNNNNNNNNNNNNNNNNNNNNNNNNNNNNNNNNNNNNNNNNNNNNNNNNNNNNNNNNNNNNNNNNNNNNNNNNNNNNNNNNNNNNNNNNNNNNNNNNNNNNNNNNNNNNNNNNNNNNNNNNNNNNNNNNNNNNNNNNNNNNNNNNNNNNNNNNNNNNNNNNNNNNNNNNNNNNNNNNNNNNNNNNNNNNNNNNNNNNNNNNNNNNNNNNNNNNNNNNNNNNNNNNNNNNNNNNNNNNNNNNNNNNNNNNNNNNNNNNNNNNNNNNNNNNNNNNNNNNNNNNNNNNNNNNNNNNNNNNNNNNNNNNNNNNNNNNNNNNNNNNNNNNNNNNNNNNNNNNNNNNNNNNNNNNNNNNNNNNNNNNNNNNNNNNNNNNNNNNNNNNNNNNNNNNNNNNNNNNNNNNNNNNNNNNNNNNNNNNNNNNNNNNNNNNNNNNNNNNNNNNNNNNNNNNNNNNNNNNNNNNNNNNNNNNNNNNNNNNNNNNNNNNNNNNNNNNNNNNNNNNNNNNNNNNNNNNNNNNNNNNNNNNNNNNNNNNNNNNNNNNNNNNNNNNNNNNNNNNNNNNNNNNNNNNNNNNNNNNNNNNNNNNNNNNNNNNNNNNNNNNNNNNNNNNNNNNNNNNNNNNNNNNNNNNNNNNNNNNNNNNNNNNNNNNNNNNNNNNNNNNNNNNNNNNNNNNNNNNNNNNNNNNNNNNNNNNNNNNNNNNNNNNNNNNNNNNNNNNNNNNNNNNNNNNNNNNNNNNNNNNNNNNNNNNNNNNNNNNNNNNNNNNNNNNNNNNNNNNNNNNNNNNNNNNNNNNNNNNNNNNNNNNNNNNNNNNNNNNNNNNNNNNNNNNNNNNNNNNNNNNNNNNNNNNNNNNNNNNNNNNNNNNNNNNNNNNNNNNNNNNNNNNNNNNNNNNNNNNNNNNNNNNNNNNNNNNNNNNNNNNNNNNNNNNNNNNNNNNNNNNNNNNNNNNNNNNNNNNNNNNNNNNNNNNNNNNNNNNNNNNNNNNNNNNNNNNNNNNNNNNNNNNNNNNNNNNNNNNNNNNNNNNNNNNNNNNNNNNNNNNNNNNNNNNNNNNNNNNNNNNNNNNTTTTTGTGTTTCTTCATGACTTACTTAATGGTGTTAGCAAAAAGAAGAGATAACATCCGCAAACTTTCTAAGCATTGTTTGAGATGTGACTTGAGTGTGTACCTGTTACAGTACGAGGTTGAGTTAGCAGATATTCATTGTATAATTACTCAAGCGTAAGATTATTCTTTTACTAGCCAATTATTAAAGGAAATCATGATAATGCATCAACTTGTTTCGATAACACCATGCTTTGACTGATTTTTCTCAAGTTCTTCATATTCAAGGCCTTCACAAGAATGTCGCATCATCATATTCTCCCAGATCAAATGAATCTCAAGCTGATTCACAGCGAACCAACCCTTGTCAATTTTTAATACCTTCCAATGAACAACAAGGACCATGTTCGCACAACAAAGTTCCCCAAAGGTGTGCCATACTCTTACTGTCCCGATTGCTCTAATATTCCCCCAATCTCCAGAACCATAGATTAGTAGTAATTCATGTTGCAGGTGCATCAATGATTGTTAGCTATGAACCAGGTTCATATGCAGTGTTCCCTAAATTTGCATCAAAGATGTTTGATATCATGTcactttcttcaactttttttttttcatccttttcaagGAATAAACTGTCTCCTTGAAAATTAAAGAGCGAGAGgaaattttctaccatttttaGCACCTGTTTGGAGCATGTACTATTCATATACCAAGTTGGCCTTTTCCCACTCACCTTCACCTGAAACACTAGTCAAAGATTAGTCTTGGGAACCCAGATTAGCTTGGGCCCCTTTATGTGAGTAAAAGGATGAATAAGATTTCTTCTAGCCCATAAAGGCAAATAAGAAAACCTTTTATTTGGAGCATTTTTATTTCGAACCAGGTTCTTAGCCGTATCagtcttttcctttttggtgaacttaacatttttctgaaaagcCTCAAATAAAGCTTTACATTGATTCTTTAAATGACCTGAGTTTCCACAATGAGTGCATAAACTTTTAGACATGTGAATAGTGTGTGACACAAGATTATTCTGTTTTTTAAAACCTATCCCACTTCGACTAGTGGTTTGCTTTTCTTGAATCTGAGTTAAAATTTCAGAGGACCTGGTCCATCTAAGATTTCTTTCCAGATCCAGTTTGGTATGATCAAGATTTTCTTGTAACAACCTATTCCTTTCTGTTAAAGCTTGATATTTTAtggttaacaattttattttttcttctagagCTAATTGAAGTTCACTAGCAGAGTTTTTGCCCTTGTGACTTAACTCTGAGATTTTAAtctgttcttttaatttattttgaagaaagtgATTGTGTTTCTCAAGATTGTCATTGACTTCTCTTAAAGATGCATAGTTTTCCATCACTTGTtctctttcagaattgacaGACTGATATGCATCTATAAGAGTACTCAATAAAGACTCTAGTTCCTTTTtagaatatgattcaatatttactttgatgtgatgaaaacttaccttgctttgtttgtcatcttcttcatcatcttcagaATCTGTTTCAGCAATGAgtgcaagaaaatcatatttatttgattgttctattgcaaGTAGTGACTGATTTTCGAACCCTCCATCCTCAAATTCTTCTTCAGATAAGTCCCCCATAGCGGCAAAGGCTCTTCTCGTTGAAAGATCCGCTTCTTGATTGGTCATTCTTCTGTTTGTGGGAATGTACTTATcattcttgatgtctttgaccTTCTCAAAGTTTGCCTTTTTCTGCTCTAAAGCCCAAAGTGGACAGAATTTGATGAAGTGATCTGGGCTCCCACATTTATGACAAACCTGGTCTTTAGTGTTTTCAGATGGTTTTtgagaagttttcttttgaaaggtCTGCCCTCTCTTTAGCATTCTGGTGAACCTTTTGGTTATGAGggcaatattttcatcttcaaaatcatctgatgcatttttctttagaaccaggttcctttccttcctttttcctccaatttccttttcttggtttttcttgaGTTCGTATGTGATGAGATTACCAATCAACTCATCCATGGCCAGTGAGTCTAGGTCGCGGGCTTCAGTGATAGCCTCGACTTTACTTTCCCAAGTTTCAGGAAGGACACTCAAGAGTTTCCTTACTGCCTTTCCATTAGGAACTATCTCTCCCAAGGAGTACATCTCATTAATGATGGAGGTGAACCTGGTGTGCATATCTTGAATAGTCTCCCCTTCTGCCATCCTGAACAGCTCATATTGCCTGTTCAAGTTATCAATTTTGGACTTCTTGACTTGCGTTGTTCCTTCATGAGCTGTTTGTAGTGTTTCCCATATGGCTTTGGCATCTTGACAGGACGAGATTCGATTGTATTCGTCTGGTCCTATGCCACAGATCAAAATTTTCTTGGCTTTGGCATTGTTTTGGATTGCAAGCTTGTCTTCAACattccattcttttctttcctttgggaTTTTGGTGATTCCATCAGTTGCGGTTTTCATAGGTATGGTTGGGCCATCTAGAATTACTCCCCATAGATCAGGGTTTTCGCCAATAAGATGGTCCATCATACGATTTTTCCACCATCCATAATATTTGCCATTGAACAGTGGTGGTCGTGTTTGTGAAGCTCCCTCTTGTGGGGTAGGTGGTGCTGCCATTGAGTCTTTTCAAGGTGTGAATCTTTTAACGAaaagacctgctctgataccaattgaagaaaccttaccccagaacacgaaccaggttcgtgtaagttgcttttaagtaaagacagagtaaagacacaaacacttattgaattaaaaaccttcctcactcaaggaaggaaaaacctcgttttattaattcaactataagattttgtgattacaactcaataatcaaaaagtcttatctctactactccctcgattgactccaatcgatctctccaaaaggccaaacccaccttttgttacaactctcactaacactcaaccctacaaagagccaaacccaccctttgtacaataaactgtaaattacaattaagaacaaaaaaaCAAGACAAATAGTTCTACACGATAAAACCTTCTTACTCAAGAATGTTTTAAACGTAGTAATCCTATCAACCTTGAAGACTTCAATTGGATGAATAATTCTCCCTTGTTCTCTGCGTGAAGTCGTGTCTTTCTCCCTCTGCCTCGTGCTCTTCTTATAGagtttcttttgccttgtaCACTCCTTATCAGATAAGGTAAGGAAGTTATTGTTGAACAAGGATTCCCTTTTAAAGTACAATCCTTATTATATACAACTTTcttccttaataatatatttaaggttttccttatttgtatcaacttatacctttaatatattatttttggcttTGACAAATAACTCTATTTTCTTGATTACTTGGCTGACCCATTTTACTCGATCTTGGACTCGAGCTTGGCTTCTTTTGCTGCGTACATTTGCTACTGATTATTTGTGCttcttgtctatcatcaaaacatgaattatcGATTCTATCATATTCTATCAAACATGAAATGAATTTTTCCAGAGACTAGTAGTATTAATTAAGAAAGGAGGTGGCTAGGCCCCTACCCCTCCCACATAAAAGGCGATTACACTCAGCTATATATTTTCTAGTCTTCTACTCTAATTCTCGTCCTTCGAACCGTCTTATCTAGGTTCATGATCTCAGACAACTGAAGTTGTGTCATATCATGCATGTCTAATCATCTCTTTCAAGGTTTTTTTCTCGGGTCTACTTTTACCTATCCTAATTTCTGCTACAATTAACCTTTCATACCTTTTTACTGGTGCATCCACGTACATCTCCTACTGACTTGTCCGAACCATCTCATTTTCATTTCCTTCATGTTGTTTGCCACAGAGGTCACTCTCATCTTACCTTATAACATCATTCCTAATCATATCTATCATAATACGCCCATATATTCATCCAAGCATCCTCGTTTGTCAATGAATTGTCTAGTTGGTTCCTGGTCAATGTGTACcaaaacatgatttttaatatttaagtgttttggaCCACCAAGAAgggaaataattaaaacaaaggAGATTCTTTATGAAGAGATGAATACTATATAATAGGAGAAACATGTACAATTATTAAGCACAATGGATACTAGATGCAAGTTGTCACGTGGTTTCAGGtctgtttttataattattcaaatttatagataatttataattatgaatatatttagaTAAGTACTTGATGAACGATGACATTAACGTTGGGACCATAAAGTGAGAAATCAACTCATAAAATCATGATCGATCCAACCTATAAACACAAACATAGTATAGAAATCGAATCATCGCAAAATATTTGTATCTAGATTAACATCGATGTACTTTGTCTTGTTCAAAATTAAGTTGATATTTGTCTTACTTTCATCACATGAACTTTAAGCATAACAAATATTTCTTTACATCAAATATTCGAGCAAAATTAACCAATATGATAGTTTTAAATGATCAAGTTGTTTATCGTTCGATATACACTATATCTCatgaaaaaagatataaaaatacatCACTCGTACATTGAGTGAGAAAATCAGATAAAAAATCTGGCATCATTCTgaataggcataatacataaatatatcatttacCTTAGCCTCGTTTCACATTCATGTCATctaactttgggtgtgcacaagcagacatttaaatttgtatacatTTGAATAGACACACACGTTTTACATCATGACATCCTACATAGCAATTTGTATCCTACATCTATTATGTAGGACTCATATGTGAACttgtttaactttatataagtttaagtatcAACTTGTGCAAACCCGAAGTTGaataacataaatatgaaatgaagtcaaattaaagggcacatttatgtTGTGAATTTCCATATTTGGTTTTGTTTCACACGGCTCAACTTTCAACACTTGTATCTCCTTAATCCGATATCTGAATTTTTCTTACAAATAATGTATCCTTAGAAAGATTTTTTTCTGTTTCGAACGACCAATTTTTGACAGTCATATCTCCTTCAtacgaaaataaaattttacaaataatatattgttgGAAGGATATTAGAAATAATATCTTTCTTGTGATATAAGGCTCACATAGTTTA
This portion of the Solanum pennellii chromosome 12, SPENNV200 genome encodes:
- the LOC114075134 gene encoding uncharacterized protein LOC114075134, with the protein product MAEGETIQDMHTRFTSIINEMYSLGEIVPNGKAVRKLLSVLPETWESKVEAITEARDLDSLAMDELIGNLITYELKKNQEKEIGGKRKERNLVLKKNASDDFEDENIALITKRFTRMLKRGQTFQKKTSQKPSENTKDQVCHKCGSPDHFIKFCPLWALEQKKANFEKVKDIKNDKYIPTNRRMTNQEADLSTRRAFAAMGDLSEEEFEDGGFENQSLLAIEQSNKYDFLALIAETDSEDDEEDDKQSKVSFHHIKVNIESYSKKELESLLSTLIDAYQSVNSEREQVMENYASLREVNDNLEKHNHFLQNKLKEQIKISELSHKGKNSASELQLALEEKIKLLTIKYQALTERNRLLQENLDHTKLDLERNLRWTRSSEILTQIQEKQTTSRSGIGFKKQNNLVSHTIHMSKSLCTHCGNSGHLKNQCKALFEAFQKNVKFTKKEKTDTAKNLVRNKNAPNKRFSYLPLWARRNLIHPFTHIKGPKLIWVPKTNL